In Anaerostipes hadrus ATCC 29173 = JCM 17467, a single genomic region encodes these proteins:
- a CDS encoding transposase yields MQYTEEFKRGIVRTLLASGMTRREFADKTKITLMTLRKWVKQYKDEEIEKVDDNNRKKYSEEYKKRIVTQMLFDGITYKTMAKKTGISPQMLEYWDNKYRYIIIADHEKMINKRRKKVKTGATWHRYGAGAGRYE; encoded by the coding sequence ATGCAATATACAGAAGAATTTAAACGAGGCATCGTAAGAACGCTACTAGCATCAGGGATGACGAGGAGAGAATTTGCAGACAAAACAAAAATAACCTTGATGACATTAAGAAAGTGGGTAAAGCAATATAAAGATGAAGAGATAGAAAAGGTAGACGATAACAATCGAAAAAAATACAGCGAAGAATACAAAAAAAGAATAGTAACTCAAATGTTATTTGATGGAATAACATACAAAACGATGGCAAAGAAAACAGGAATCAGTCCACAAATGCTGGAGTACTGGGATAACAAGTATCGCTATATAATAATCGCCGATCATGAAAAAATGATAAACAAAAGAAGAAAGAAAGTTAAAACAGGAGCAACGTGGCACCGATACGGAGCAGGAGCAGGAAGGTACGAATAG
- a CDS encoding ParB/RepB/Spo0J family partition protein, which yields MAGFNVMDMLNKTSKEGIEEKPKARFRTKDIDIYNIYANEDNISDQIGIDEKAAEIKLLGLLQPLEVMYEPNQSGEEYKLIGGERRWRALKKLVEEEDLKEFREATCQIRKPRSKNEEIIELCISNSYRKATPEKELERIKLLTDALKDAKAAGEKIMGYDLESGRLRDIAAKILGKKPTQIANAMSINNNLIPELRELLEKQEISFSTAVEIAGLEEDEQEEIYRWYPDKIITVKKIREYKQRILEEQQEAELKETRQEAEADETEEEEETEIEGQMEEERDFPKYCPTEHRFEFAIKAFAEKIREDIGNTAVNSLSELREYFIARFEGTTSEGALVDLRFSGWWEVKNDRVKISDPYDNVIVDMTLTMAANVTYQILRSEEQKEETERVEIPQMNKVEVPGSKSDERRHRLKLAKMFFDAVDTGNKSFELQKNDRNYQIGDVLELHEMSDGEETGRVTEKQVIYIMEGFKGLEEGYCILGLSEVEDI from the coding sequence ATGGCAGGATTTAACGTAATGGACATGCTTAATAAGACAAGCAAAGAAGGAATCGAAGAGAAGCCAAAGGCACGATTCAGAACAAAAGACATAGATATCTATAACATTTACGCAAACGAAGACAACATAAGTGATCAGATCGGCATCGATGAAAAGGCAGCAGAGATCAAACTTCTTGGACTGCTACAGCCATTAGAAGTTATGTATGAGCCTAACCAGAGCGGAGAAGAATACAAGCTGATCGGTGGCGAACGAAGATGGAGAGCATTAAAGAAACTGGTAGAGGAAGAAGATCTCAAGGAATTTAGGGAAGCAACATGCCAGATCAGAAAGCCACGAAGCAAAAATGAAGAGATCATAGAGCTATGCATCTCCAACAGTTACAGAAAAGCAACACCAGAAAAAGAACTGGAAAGAATCAAATTATTGACGGATGCACTGAAAGATGCAAAGGCAGCAGGAGAGAAGATAATGGGCTACGATCTAGAATCTGGAAGACTGAGAGACATAGCAGCAAAGATTCTTGGAAAGAAACCGACACAGATCGCAAATGCAATGAGCATCAACAACAATTTGATTCCGGAACTGAGAGAGCTGTTAGAAAAACAGGAAATCAGCTTTTCGACAGCAGTGGAGATCGCAGGACTGGAAGAAGATGAACAGGAAGAAATATATAGATGGTATCCGGACAAGATCATAACTGTAAAAAAGATAAGAGAATACAAGCAACGCATCCTGGAAGAACAACAAGAAGCAGAGCTAAAGGAAACAAGACAGGAAGCAGAAGCGGACGAAACCGAAGAAGAGGAAGAAACAGAGATTGAAGGACAGATGGAAGAGGAAAGAGATTTTCCGAAATATTGCCCGACAGAACATAGATTTGAATTTGCAATCAAAGCATTTGCAGAAAAAATAAGAGAAGACATAGGAAACACAGCGGTAAACAGCCTATCGGAATTAAGAGAATATTTTATAGCAAGATTCGAAGGCACAACCAGTGAAGGGGCGCTGGTAGATTTGAGATTCTCCGGATGGTGGGAAGTGAAAAATGACAGAGTTAAAATAAGCGATCCATATGACAATGTAATTGTAGACATGACGCTAACAATGGCAGCAAATGTTACATATCAAATACTAAGATCAGAAGAGCAGAAAGAAGAAACAGAACGTGTGGAGATTCCGCAGATGAACAAGGTGGAAGTACCAGGAAGCAAATCAGACGAGCGAAGACACCGCCTAAAGCTTGCAAAGATGTTCTTTGATGCAGTGGACACAGGAAATAAGTCATTCGAACTGCAAAAAAATGATAGAAACTATCAGATCGGAGACGTCCTGGAACTGCACGAGATGAGTGACGGAGAAGAAACAGGAAGAGTAACAGAGAAACAAGTGATCTATATCATGGAAGGGTTTAAAGGCTTGGAAGAAGGATATTGCATCCTGGGACTCTCAGAAGTGGAGGATATATGA
- a CDS encoding ParA family protein, producing the protein MKVVGVGNLKGGVGKTTTSTSLAYLLGRYGKKVLMVDADAQGNASGTMGVYDPNEKGLAGILLEQQSTEETIRRTRYENVDIIPANMWLMQANAQLLYSMENQIDRIEKMLNDECINNKYDYVICDCGLLLDVTVLNVVKASDLLIIPVKAGGYGIDAVENMIEQTKGIHEGQQVKVLMTMKTGNITNKDTAQWLRDTYKDKMFKTEIRRSVVAEKAETAKRPLPEMSRGSNAAKDYNNVIREIMTDEEWNAAQAYIESKRRNKKTGRFQKVD; encoded by the coding sequence ATGAAAGTAGTTGGAGTTGGAAACTTAAAAGGTGGAGTCGGAAAAACAACGACATCAACATCTCTGGCGTATCTGTTAGGAAGATATGGGAAGAAGGTGCTGATGGTAGATGCAGATGCACAAGGAAATGCTTCAGGAACTATGGGGGTATATGATCCGAACGAAAAAGGACTTGCCGGAATATTACTGGAGCAGCAAAGTACAGAAGAAACGATCAGACGCACAAGATATGAGAATGTGGATATTATCCCGGCAAACATGTGGCTGATGCAGGCAAACGCTCAACTGCTCTATAGTATGGAAAACCAGATAGATCGCATTGAAAAAATGCTGAATGATGAATGTATCAACAACAAATATGATTATGTGATCTGTGATTGTGGATTGTTGCTTGATGTAACAGTGCTAAATGTGGTTAAAGCATCGGATTTGTTAATAATTCCGGTCAAAGCAGGAGGTTATGGAATTGATGCGGTTGAAAACATGATTGAGCAGACAAAAGGAATTCATGAAGGGCAGCAGGTCAAGGTCTTAATGACGATGAAAACTGGGAATATAACAAACAAAGATACAGCACAGTGGCTAAGAGATACATATAAAGACAAGATGTTCAAAACAGAAATTAGAAGATCAGTTGTTGCAGAAAAAGCAGAAACAGCAAAAAGACCACTTCCAGAAATGTCAAGAGGAAGCAATGCAGCGAAAGATTACAACAACGTGATCAGAGAAATTATGACAGACGAAGAATGGAATGCAGCACAAGCGTATATCGAATCAAAGCGAAGAAACAAGAAGACTGGAAGATTCCAGAAAGTAGACTAG
- a CDS encoding VRR-NUC domain-containing protein yields the protein MSRARRQQYMLRTEASEQEAVITICKFMENRYPELKLLHHCPNGGKRDRVSAAVLKRQGVKAGVPDLHLPVPKGQYASLYIEMKYGDGRLQKEQKEFLKQAADYGNFVAVCYSQEIALKVIEDYVTLKTGEIMPIENNQVLKRWEEKKWQK from the coding sequence ATGAGCAGAGCAAGAAGACAACAGTACATGCTAAGAACAGAAGCAAGCGAGCAAGAAGCAGTGATCACAATTTGTAAGTTTATGGAGAATCGTTATCCAGAATTGAAACTACTACATCATTGCCCAAACGGAGGGAAACGTGATCGCGTAAGTGCAGCAGTCCTGAAACGACAGGGAGTAAAGGCAGGAGTGCCAGATCTGCACCTTCCAGTGCCAAAAGGACAGTATGCAAGTTTGTACATCGAAATGAAGTACGGAGATGGGAGGCTTCAAAAGGAACAGAAAGAATTCTTAAAACAGGCAGCAGATTATGGAAACTTCGTTGCTGTCTGCTACAGCCAAGAGATCGCGCTAAAAGTGATCGAAGATTATGTAACACTAAAAACAGGAGAGATAATGCCGATTGAGAACAACCAGGTGTTGAAAAGATGGGAGGAAAAGAAATGGCAAAAGTAA
- a CDS encoding rolling circle replication-associated protein translates to MPYWIRRVYAGKTVEIKKYYSRKHKPKEKRAKTGEPSRLEQENVNIRRQTEQLRWKLNCNFQAGDMFITFSYRKDERPDTYKEMLKQKDKLIRDLRKQYKKIGKEFKYVYVLETGDKGARHIHMVIESIDTKAIKKCWDRGRIHIKLLDDTGQYGKLASYLVKEKGRKKMEKYGGKTYSPI, encoded by the coding sequence ATGCCATATTGGATTAGAAGAGTGTACGCGGGCAAGACAGTAGAGATAAAGAAATACTACAGCCGAAAGCATAAACCAAAAGAGAAGAGAGCCAAAACTGGAGAACCAAGTAGACTAGAACAGGAGAATGTAAATATCAGAAGACAAACAGAACAGCTAAGATGGAAATTAAACTGCAACTTCCAAGCAGGAGACATGTTCATAACATTTTCTTACAGAAAGGACGAAAGACCAGACACATACAAAGAGATGTTAAAGCAGAAGGATAAACTGATCAGAGATCTAAGAAAACAGTATAAAAAGATTGGAAAAGAATTTAAGTATGTATATGTGTTGGAAACAGGAGACAAAGGCGCAAGGCACATACACATGGTGATTGAAAGCATTGATACAAAAGCAATAAAAAAATGCTGGGATCGTGGACGAATTCACATCAAGCTTCTTGACGACACAGGGCAATATGGGAAACTAGCATCCTATCTGGTGAAAGAAAAAGGACGTAAAAAAATGGAGAAATACGGGGGTAAGACATACTCCCCCATCTAG
- a CDS encoding helix-turn-helix domain-containing protein: MNNRIKFLRKSLNLTQQEFADKLNIKRGAVSNYEIGRNQPIDAVISLICREFNVNENWLRSGEGEMFLPVEDEVGEVVSKLVDELNPFYDMIIDIMHTFNNLDDKGQEIICNFTSDLVDRMAKRNKQDN, translated from the coding sequence ATGAATAATCGTATTAAATTTCTTAGAAAATCTTTAAATCTAACACAACAAGAATTCGCTGACAAATTAAACATAAAACGTGGAGCTGTATCTAATTATGAGATTGGTCGAAACCAACCGATAGATGCCGTGATTTCTTTAATATGCAGAGAATTTAATGTAAACGAGAATTGGCTTAGATCTGGAGAAGGAGAAATGTTCCTTCCGGTAGAAGATGAAGTTGGAGAAGTTGTTTCTAAATTGGTCGATGAATTGAACCCTTTTTATGACATGATTATTGATATCATGCACACTTTTAACAATTTAGATGATAAAGGTCAGGAAATTATTTGTAATTTCACGTCAGATCTTGTTGATAGAATGGCAAAAAGGAATAAACAAGACAATTAA
- a CDS encoding exonuclease domain-containing protein, with protein sequence MAITISFNQDTGSISVEDYNFKKIERHKGKSLLDFPKNYIVIDIETTGLDTSIDSIIEIGAIKVVNNSVESTFSSLVKPPALEFDPEFDDCDFLFNSTGQKYYYIDSYITNLTHITNEMLDSAPEPQSVLKEFLDFISNDILVGHNVNFDINFLYDSILKYFNRELHNDFVDTLRLSRRLHKDLTHHRLADMANYYQIDVPEAHRSLADCVTTNELFHRLQDSMIEKYGSSENFTESIKNQYSGIDINSITTTNTDFNQFHPLYQKVCCFTGKLENMPRKDAMQLVVDLGGIVANSVTKKTNYLILGNNDYCTQIKDGKSNKQKKAEKLKLSGQDIEVISENTFYEMLNFEA encoded by the coding sequence ATGGCAATAACTATTTCTTTCAATCAAGATACTGGTTCTATATCTGTTGAAGATTATAATTTCAAAAAGATTGAACGTCATAAAGGTAAAAGTCTTTTAGATTTTCCAAAAAATTATATTGTGATCGATATTGAAACAACTGGTTTGGATACTTCCATTGACTCTATTATTGAGATTGGTGCCATTAAAGTTGTAAATAATTCTGTAGAATCGACATTTTCTTCTTTGGTAAAACCTCCAGCTCTCGAATTTGATCCTGAATTTGACGATTGTGATTTTTTATTTAATAGTACTGGTCAGAAATATTATTATATTGATTCTTATATCACTAACTTGACTCATATCACTAATGAAATGCTTGACTCTGCTCCAGAGCCACAATCTGTATTAAAAGAATTTCTTGATTTTATTTCCAATGACATTCTAGTTGGTCATAATGTCAATTTTGATATCAATTTCTTGTACGATAGCATTTTGAAATATTTCAATCGAGAATTACATAATGATTTTGTTGATACTTTGAGGCTTTCAAGAAGATTACACAAAGATCTCACACACCATAGATTAGCTGATATGGCAAATTATTATCAAATTGATGTTCCAGAAGCACACCGTTCTTTGGCTGATTGTGTCACAACGAACGAATTGTTTCATCGATTACAAGATTCTATGATTGAAAAATATGGATCTTCTGAGAATTTTACTGAATCTATTAAAAATCAATATAGTGGAATTGATATAAATTCAATAACTACAACTAACACAGACTTTAACCAATTTCATCCTTTATATCAAAAAGTTTGCTGTTTCACTGGAAAATTAGAAAATATGCCACGAAAAGACGCAATGCAGCTTGTCGTTGATCTTGGTGGTATCGTGGCTAATTCTGTAACCAAGAAAACTAATTATCTTATTCTTGGCAATAATGACTACTGTACTCAGATCAAGGATGGTAAAAGCAATAAACAGAAGAAGGCTGAAAAATTAAAATTATCCGGACAAGATATAGAAGTAATTTCAGAAAATACATTTTATGAAATGCTAAATTTTGAAGCATAA
- a CDS encoding helix-turn-helix transcriptional regulator, with amino-acid sequence MNVKIEYHLYQIRSDKGISSRKLAELSGVSKSTINNIENNRYEPTLLTICMLAEALHMSPEDLYSYNVTP; translated from the coding sequence TTGAATGTTAAAATTGAATATCATCTTTACCAGATCCGATCTGATAAAGGAATCAGCAGCAGGAAACTTGCTGAATTATCCGGAGTCAGTAAAAGTACGATCAACAATATCGAAAACAATCGTTATGAACCGACATTATTAACGATCTGCATGCTTGCAGAAGCATTGCATATGTCTCCAGAAGATTTGTATTCATATAATGTTACACCATGA
- a CDS encoding recombinase family protein, producing MKKIAAAYIRVSTHMQEELSPDAQLRCIRVWGDAHGYYVPDEYVFIDNGISGRKAKKRHDFLRMIGLAKTKPASPFEAILLWKFNRFARNQEESIVYKSMLRKKCNVDVISTTQQTTKDIYGDLIERIIEWTDEFYSIQLGEDVFRGMTENALRGNFQASPAFGYKVEKGLGLVIVEDQANIVRMIFNLYANTRMGFYEIARHLNRLGYKTKKGGAFEARAIRYIIQNPIYKGYLRWNYANGTTRVVNDESEWIIVKSPLVPIIVSEELWDRANERLKNEYRPKNGKPVTKHRHWLSGLVKCSSCGASLSTSVQYRHDRTYINFQCYKYLKGKCMVSHGISEKKLVPLVLNVLKEDMSKSYIECERIEKVVENQQDILDVQLKRLATRETRIKEAYLNGIDSLAEYKANKEEIQKEREFLLQQSQDHNKTENESNELPNKIRGVYDILVSDQCSKDEKQAAIRSIVKKIVFDKENKTLDFHYYIKED from the coding sequence ATGAAAAAAATTGCAGCTGCTTATATAAGAGTCAGCACGCATATGCAAGAAGAGCTGTCTCCTGATGCACAACTTCGATGCATTAGAGTCTGGGGAGATGCACATGGTTATTATGTACCAGACGAATATGTTTTTATCGATAATGGAATTTCTGGAAGAAAAGCAAAAAAGCGTCATGATTTCTTGCGAATGATCGGATTGGCAAAAACGAAGCCTGCTTCTCCTTTTGAAGCAATACTTCTTTGGAAATTTAATCGTTTTGCACGAAACCAAGAAGAAAGCATTGTTTATAAATCTATGTTACGCAAAAAATGCAATGTTGATGTAATCAGTACTACTCAGCAAACAACAAAAGACATTTATGGAGATCTTATTGAGCGCATCATCGAATGGACTGATGAATTTTATTCTATCCAGTTAGGGGAAGACGTTTTTCGTGGTATGACAGAAAACGCCCTTCGCGGAAATTTCCAGGCATCTCCGGCTTTTGGATACAAGGTAGAAAAAGGACTAGGACTAGTCATTGTTGAAGATCAGGCAAATATCGTTCGCATGATTTTTAATTTATATGCCAATACTAGGATGGGATTTTATGAGATCGCTCGTCATTTGAATCGCTTAGGCTACAAAACCAAGAAAGGTGGAGCTTTTGAGGCTCGCGCAATTAGGTATATTATCCAAAATCCAATCTATAAAGGATACCTTAGATGGAATTATGCAAATGGTACTACACGTGTTGTTAATGATGAAAGCGAATGGATTATTGTAAAATCTCCACTAGTTCCTATAATTGTGTCTGAAGAACTTTGGGATCGGGCAAACGAACGTTTAAAAAATGAGTATCGTCCTAAAAACGGAAAACCTGTAACAAAGCATCGACATTGGCTGTCCGGGCTTGTTAAGTGTTCTTCCTGCGGTGCTTCTCTTTCTACGTCTGTGCAATACCGTCATGATCGCACCTACATTAATTTTCAGTGCTACAAATACCTTAAAGGAAAATGCATGGTTTCTCATGGAATTTCTGAAAAGAAGCTTGTTCCATTGGTTTTAAATGTCTTGAAAGAAGATATGAGTAAATCTTACATAGAGTGCGAACGTATAGAAAAGGTTGTTGAAAATCAACAGGATATCCTGGATGTTCAGTTGAAACGTTTGGCTACCAGAGAAACACGAATTAAAGAAGCATATCTGAATGGTATTGATTCTTTGGCAGAATATAAGGCTAACAAGGAAGAAATTCAAAAAGAACGTGAGTTTCTTCTTCAGCAATCACAGGATCATAACAAAACGGAAAATGAATCTAATGAACTTCCCAACAAAATTCGTGGTGTTTATGATATACTGGTATCTGATCAATGCAGTAAGGATGAAAAGCAAGCTGCAATCCGTTCGATCGTGAAAAAAATTGTATTTGACAAAGAGAATAAAACATTAGATTTTCACTATTACATAAAAGAAGATTAG
- a CDS encoding AAA family ATPase has product MKNLNIPVGISDFERIRELNYYYVDKTGLIKTLLQGEMDQVTLITRPRRFGKTMAMNMLNSFLDIRKDSRHLFKGLEISDEVEICEKWMNQYPTLFLSFKDVDGTTFENAFNFLKFIISEVCKQHVYLLDSDEIDEGDKLVFQKLKTCSASMMEIQSCILRITNMLKSYYKKPVILLIDEYDVPIAKASSNGYYKEMLEIMKGLLSTALKDNSSLKFAVITGCLKIAKESIFTGTNNFVSDTISSTRYNEYYGFTQQDVDKLLADAEIEEKAELIKEWYDGYNFGEFEVYCPWDVMNYLRDLQNDLNARPVSYWKNTSDNAIIRSFIDYTGAAIRKKLEVLIAGGSICQKIEEDLTYDYLHSSEDNLWSILYLTGYLTKVGERDKDGQIELRIPNKEVKEIFESTVRKWFEDSARVTNRKDLFDAVWNKDADKATKEISTLLRMTISYYDYRENFYHAFLAGIFAGAGYSVESNREHGEGRSDIVIYNDVTGQVAVFEAKYSRKLEDLEKDCQKALDQINTKMYAKEFEDAYEEVLCYGIAFYKKRCLVKSK; this is encoded by the coding sequence ATGAAGAATCTAAATATTCCTGTTGGGATTTCGGATTTTGAGAGAATTCGAGAGTTGAATTATTATTATGTGGATAAGACCGGATTGATCAAGACGTTGTTACAGGGTGAGATGGATCAGGTGACGTTGATTACGCGGCCTAGACGGTTTGGAAAAACGATGGCGATGAATATGTTGAACAGTTTTTTGGATATCAGGAAAGATAGCAGACATTTGTTTAAAGGACTTGAGATATCTGATGAGGTCGAGATTTGTGAGAAATGGATGAATCAGTATCCGACATTATTTTTGTCTTTTAAGGATGTAGATGGAACTACATTTGAGAATGCGTTTAATTTTTTGAAATTTATTATATCTGAAGTATGTAAACAACATGTATACTTGTTGGATAGTGATGAGATAGATGAAGGGGATAAACTGGTATTTCAAAAATTAAAGACTTGTAGTGCAAGTATGATGGAAATTCAAAGTTGTATATTAAGAATTACCAATATGCTGAAAAGTTATTATAAAAAGCCAGTGATCCTTTTAATTGATGAATATGATGTTCCAATTGCAAAAGCAAGTAGTAATGGTTACTACAAAGAGATGTTAGAAATTATGAAAGGTTTGCTTAGTACAGCCTTAAAAGATAATTCTTCATTAAAGTTTGCAGTCATCACAGGATGCCTAAAGATTGCCAAAGAAAGTATTTTCACTGGAACAAATAACTTTGTATCAGATACGATTTCATCCACAAGATACAATGAATATTATGGATTTACACAACAGGATGTAGATAAGCTTTTAGCAGATGCGGAGATTGAAGAGAAAGCGGAGCTGATTAAAGAATGGTATGATGGATATAATTTTGGAGAGTTTGAAGTATATTGTCCATGGGATGTCATGAATTATCTAAGAGATCTTCAAAATGATCTGAATGCAAGACCAGTCAGCTACTGGAAGAATACCAGTGATAATGCGATCATTCGCTCCTTTATTGATTATACAGGAGCTGCTATACGAAAAAAACTAGAAGTATTGATCGCAGGTGGAAGCATCTGCCAGAAAATAGAAGAAGACCTCACATATGATTATCTACATTCATCAGAAGATAATTTATGGAGTATTCTCTATCTTACTGGATATCTTACAAAAGTCGGAGAACGTGATAAAGATGGTCAGATAGAATTAAGAATTCCAAACAAAGAAGTAAAAGAAATTTTCGAATCAACCGTAAGGAAATGGTTTGAAGACAGTGCAAGAGTTACGAATCGGAAAGATTTATTTGATGCAGTGTGGAACAAAGATGCGGATAAGGCAACAAAAGAAATCAGCACATTACTGCGAATGACGATCAGTTATTATGATTACCGAGAAAATTTCTATCATGCATTTCTTGCAGGAATCTTTGCAGGAGCAGGTTATAGTGTAGAGTCGAATAGAGAGCATGGAGAAGGACGAAGTGATATTGTAATCTACAATGATGTAACAGGACAAGTTGCAGTATTTGAAGCAAAGTATTCAAGGAAATTAGAAGATTTGGAAAAAGACTGTCAAAAGGCGTTAGATCAGATCAACACAAAGATGTATGCAAAAGAGTTTGAAGATGCTTATGAGGAAGTATTGTGTTATGGAATTGCTTTTTATAAAAAGCGGTGTTTGGTGAAGAGTAAATAG
- a CDS encoding M15 family metallopeptidase, which produces MNRSKLKLTTIIALTAFTVAVIPACLQRKSANAASKYTYKKGFTYEKISPNIEKRITGKSYRKNNNIKLSDLRYVQVLHYGFDGKVKEGELIVNKKIAKKTVKVFYALYQKKYRIERMRLIDDYGANDEKSMAANNTSAFNYRVISGTTKLSNHSYGMAIDINPRINPWVKGNKVSPANGKVYKQRKTSKCKGKYKRYMIHKNDTAYKIFKKYGFSWGGEWRSSKDYQHFEVNK; this is translated from the coding sequence ATGAATCGATCAAAATTGAAATTAACTACGATAATTGCATTGACAGCGTTTACAGTGGCTGTGATTCCGGCTTGTTTACAGAGAAAATCTGCGAATGCGGCTTCGAAATATACTTATAAAAAAGGCTTTACTTATGAGAAGATTTCTCCGAACATTGAAAAGAGGATCACGGGAAAATCTTATCGTAAGAATAATAATATTAAATTGTCTGATTTAAGATATGTACAGGTTCTTCATTATGGTTTTGATGGGAAGGTAAAAGAGGGTGAGTTGATCGTTAACAAGAAGATCGCGAAGAAAACGGTCAAGGTCTTTTATGCTCTTTATCAGAAGAAATACAGAATTGAGAGAATGAGATTGATCGATGATTATGGTGCGAATGATGAGAAGTCTATGGCTGCAAATAATACCTCTGCGTTTAATTATCGTGTGATCAGTGGAACGACGAAACTTTCCAACCATTCTTATGGAATGGCTATCGATATCAATCCAAGGATCAATCCGTGGGTCAAAGGAAATAAGGTATCACCGGCAAATGGTAAGGTGTATAAGCAGAGAAAGACGTCAAAATGTAAAGGAAAATATAAAAGATATATGATCCATAAGAATGACACAGCTTATAAGATCTTTAAGAAATATGGATTCAGCTGGGGTGGTGAGTGGAGAAGCTCTAAGGATTATCAGCATTTCGAAGTGAATAAATAG
- a CDS encoding dihydrofolate reductase, with protein MNLIVNADKNWGIGKNNELLVHIPNDMKMFRQMTTGKVVVMGRKTLESFPNGMPLPKRTNIVLTHDKDYDAKGAIVVGSKEELLDELEEYKDEDIFIIGGESIYRMMLPYCDTAYVTRTDFAYDADTYFPDLDEMPEWKLVKESEEETYFDIEYQFLVYQK; from the coding sequence ATGAATCTTATTGTAAATGCAGATAAGAACTGGGGAATTGGAAAGAACAATGAACTTTTAGTCCATATTCCAAATGATATGAAGATGTTTCGTCAGATGACAACAGGAAAAGTCGTTGTCATGGGAAGAAAAACATTAGAAAGCTTTCCAAATGGAATGCCGCTTCCAAAGAGAACGAATATTGTATTAACACATGATAAAGACTACGATGCAAAAGGAGCGATCGTAGTTGGAAGTAAAGAAGAATTGTTAGATGAGCTAGAAGAATATAAGGATGAAGATATTTTTATTATCGGTGGAGAAAGCATTTACCGCATGATGCTTCCTTATTGTGATACAGCTTATGTTACAAGAACAGACTTCGCATATGATGCAGATACTTATTTTCCAGATCTGGATGAGATGCCAGAGTGGAAACTTGTGAAAGAGAGTGAAGAAGAGACTTACTTTGATATTGAATATCAATTTCTTGTATATCAAAAATAA
- the thyA gene encoding thymidylate synthase has translation MSYADQVFISMCEDILENGTSTEGEKVRPHWPDGESAYTIKQFGVVNRYDLSKEFPALTLRKTYIKSAIDELLWIWQKKSNNVNDLKSHIWDEWADEDGSIGKAYGYQMGVKHQYKEGMMDQVDRVIYDLKHNPYSRRIMTNIYVHQDLHEMNLYPCAYSVTFNVTKKPGHDKLTLNAILNQRSQDILAANNWNVVQYAALVYMMAQVCDMEPGELVHVIADAHIYDRHIPIIKEMIKRETYPAPKVTLNPEVKDFYGFTTDDFKIEDYQAGEQIKDIPIAI, from the coding sequence ATGAGTTATGCAGATCAGGTATTTATATCTATGTGCGAAGATATTTTAGAGAATGGAACTAGTACAGAGGGAGAGAAAGTCCGTCCGCACTGGCCAGATGGAGAGTCTGCCTATACGATCAAACAGTTTGGTGTTGTAAATCGTTACGATCTGTCCAAAGAATTTCCAGCATTGACTTTAAGAAAGACATATATTAAGTCAGCTATTGATGAATTATTATGGATCTGGCAGAAGAAATCAAATAATGTAAATGATCTGAAGAGTCATATCTGGGATGAATGGGCAGATGAAGATGGTTCGATTGGAAAGGCTTATGGATATCAGATGGGTGTAAAGCACCAATACAAAGAAGGAATGATGGATCAGGTAGATCGTGTGATCTATGATCTGAAACACAACCCATACAGTAGAAGGATCATGACAAATATTTATGTCCACCAAGATCTTCATGAGATGAATCTTTATCCATGTGCGTATAGTGTGACATTTAATGTAACAAAGAAACCAGGACATGATAAGCTCACATTGAATGCAATCTTGAACCAGCGTTCTCAGGATATTTTAGCAGCAAATAACTGGAATGTTGTACAGTATGCAGCATTAGTTTATATGATGGCTCAGGTATGTGATATGGAACCAGGAGAATTAGTTCATGTGATCGCAGATGCACATATTTATGATCGCCATATTCCGATCATCAAAGAGATGATCAAACGAGAGACATATCCTGCACCGAAAGTAACGCTTAATCCAGAAGTCAAAGATTTCTATGGATTCACAACAGATGACTTTAAGATCGAAGACTATCAGGCAGGAGAACAGATCAAAGATATTCCGATCGCAATATAA